CGACACTCCGCTCGGCCTCGCTGAGCGGCTTCGCCGGTGGCGTCGCGGTCGCCGTGCCCTCGGGGCGGGAGCCGGTGAGCTTCAGCAGGTCGGCGCGCTCGGTGTCGGTGAGGAACTGCGGGTCCCAGGTGATGCCACGGCGCAGGGTGCTGAGCGCGGGCAGGGCGTTGACGCGCCGCACGCCGGGCACGGAGAACATCCGGTCGATGGCCTCGCTGGTCGCCGCCTCGGACGGGGCGTGCACGACGGCGTAGAGCGGGTAGTCGCCCGAGATCTGTGCCAGCAGCTGGAGGTGGGGCAGGTCGCGGAGCCGGTGCAGGACAGCGAGGGGACTCTCGCCGGTGATGTCCAGGAAGACGTGGACGGGCATCGCCGTGGAGTGGACGCCCCAGTCGGCCTGCCCGATCACGCGCACCATGCGTGCCTCGTGCAGGCGGTCGTAACGGCGTTTGAGCGTGCTGGCGTCGGCGGCCAGGATCTCGCCGATGTCGTCCCAGGTGGCCCGGGGCGCCAGGTGCAGCGCGCCGATGAGGCGCCGGTCGAGCTCGTCGAGGAGAGGACGGGTCATAGGGCCTCACTCTAAGGTGCTGTTTAATCCCACTGTTACTTCCAAGATATAGAGAATCTCTCATCTGAATGCCATTGTTCGCAGGAACATCCCCCCACCGCGCCAAGAGGTACCGATGAGTGTCACCTCCGCTCAACCTCAGCCCCCGTCCACCGAGCCGCAGTCGAGAGTCCTGCGCACCGCGTTCCGTGGCCTGACGGCGATCGAGAAGGTCGGCAACAGACTCCCCAACCCCTTCTGGCTGTTCTGGATCCTCGCGGGAATCGTCGCCGTCCTCAGCGCCGTCCTGTCCGCGACCGGCCTGAGCGCCCTGCACCCCGGCACGCACGACACCATCAAGGTGCGGAACCTGCTCAGCAAGGACGGCCTCACCATGGCCGTCGAGGGAGCCGTCGACAACTACGCGGCCTTCCCGCCGCTGGCCACCATCCTCACCGTGATGTTCGGCATCGCCGTGGCCGAGAAGAGCGGACTGTTCTCCGCCCTGCTGCGCCGCATGGTCGCGCGCGTCCCGGGCAAGTACCTCACCTTCGCCCTGTCGATGACGGCCATGGTCAGCCATGTCGCCGGCGACGCGGCCTACGTCACGCTCATCCCGCTCGGCGCCCTGGTCTTCCGCGCGGCCGGCCGCAGCCCGGTCCTCGGCTGTGTCGTGGCCTACGTCTCGATCGCCGCCGGGTACGACGCCTCACCGTCGCTCACCACCACCGACGTCCTGCTGTCCGGGATCTCGACGGCCGCCGCGCACACCATCGACGCGCACTACGTCGTCACCCCGGTCGCCAACTACTTCTTCGGCCTCGGCTCGTCCGTTCTGGTCGCGCTGGTGATCACCCTCGTCGTCGACAAGGTCCTCGCCCGCCGCTCCGACCTCGAACCCGACGAGCCGGTCGCCGCGCTGGGCGCCGACGAGCTGGCGGAGATCGAGGTCACCGACCGGCAGCGGCGCGCCCTGCGCACGACCGGCCTGGTCGCCGTCGGCTTCCTCGCGTTCCTCGCGGCGGCGATGATCCCCTCGTCCTCACCCCTGCGCGGCGAGGGCGGCGGCATCGTCAATTCCCCGCTGATCGGCGGCATGGCACTCGTCCTCGGCGTCTTCTTCGCCGTGCTCGGCACCGTCTACGGCCGGATGACCGGCACCTTCACCGCCGCCCGCGACAGCATCGGCGCGATGGTCGACGGCACCCGCTCCATGGCGCCGATCCTCGTCCTGTTCTTCGCGATCGCCCAGTTCCTCGCCTACTTCAAGTGGACGAACATCGGCGACATCCTCGCGATCAAGGGCGCCGAGGCCCTGCGCGACCTGCACCTGCACGGCTGGACCGTGCTGGTCGGCATCGCCGTGCTGATCACCTTCATGAACCTCGTCATCACCAGCGGCTCGGCGCTGTGGGCCCTGGCCGCGCCGGTCCTCGTCCCCATGCTGATGCTCATCGGCATCGAGCCCGAGACCACCCAGGCCGTCTACCGCGTCGCCGACTCGGTCACCAACTGCGTGACCCCGATGAGCCCCTACTTCGTCATGGCCCTGGGTTTCATCCAGCAGTACCGCAAGTCCGCCGGCATCGGCACCCTGGCCTCCTTCACGATCCCGATCGCCGCCGTCGTGTGGGTGGTCTGGGTCGCGTTCTTCGTGGCCTGGTACCTGCTGGGCATCCCGCTCGGCATCAGCTGAACCCGCGTCCCCATCGTCGTACGAGAAGGCAGATCATGACCGTGTCACCCGCACCCGCCGCCCTCACCGCCCGCGCCCAGGAGGTCTCTTCGCGGATCGTCGAGGACATCCTGACCCTCGTCCGCCACGAGACCGGCAGCTACGACCTCCCCGGCCTCGCGAGCGGCCTGGACCTGCTGCGCGAGCTGACCGTCCAGCGGCTCGGCCCGCCCGACCACGAGGAGCGTCACCCCGGGGGCGAGTGCGGTGACACCCTCACCCTGACCTACGGCGGCACCGGCGCCGGGCATGTCGCGCTCGTCGGGCACTACGACACCGTGTGGCCGACCGGGACCCTCGCCGGATGGGAGCAGCCGGCGTTGGGTGAGGACGGGCGGGAGAAGCTCAGCGGGCCCGGCATCTTCGACATGAAGACCGGTCTGGCACAAGGGATCTGGGCGCTGAAGCTGGCCCGGGAGGGCGGTGTGCCGCTGCCCGCCGTCACCTTTCTCTTCAACGGCGACGAGGAGATCGGGTCCCTGTCCTCGCGGCCGGTGATCGAGGAGGTCGCGCAGAAGGTCGATGTCACGCTGGTGCTGGAGCCGAGCGCCCACGGCGCGGTGAAGACCGCCCGCAAGGGAACCGGGATCTTCCACGTCACCGCCACCGGCGTCGAATCGCACGCCGGGCTCGCGCCGCAGGACGGGGCGAGTGCGATCACCGCGCTGTCCGAGTTCGTGGTCGCCGCCGCGAAGGTGGCCGCGCCGGACAAGGGGACCACGATCAACACCGGGCTGTTCAAGGGTGGTTCGGCCATCAACGTCGTTGCCGGGCAGGCGACCGCCGGGGTCGACATCCGGGTCAGCAGCGCGGCCGAACAGGCCCGGGTGGACCAGGAGTTGGACGCCATCGAGCTGAGCGACCCGCGCGTCCGCATCGACATCGACCACGCCTGGAACCGGCCCCCGATGACCCTCAACGCGGCCTCCGCGCCACTGCTCGACCTCGCCCGCGAGGTCGCCCGTGAGCAGGGGCGTGCCCCCCTGCGCGACACGGCCGTCGGCGGCGCCAGCGACGCCAACTTCGTCGCCGCGCTCGGTCTGCCGGTGCTGTGCGGCATGGGGGCGGTCGGCGACGGGGCGCATGCGCAGGGGGAGTTCATCTACGTCGATACGGTGCCTGGGCAGACCGCGCTGGTCGCGGGGTTGCTGGGGCGGTTGGCGGAACCGTTGCGGGGCTGACCGGGTCGCGCTGGTCGCGGGGTTGCCGGGGCGACTCGCGGAACCGCTGCCGGGGTGACAGGGACGGGCGGGATGCCCTGCGTCGTGCCGGGCCGCGATGCTCGCCGAGCTGCCGGGACGACTCGCGCAACCGCTGGGGCACTGGGCCACGGTGGCCCACCCGCGCCGGACAGCCGCGGCCGGCCGGCCGGAACATCCGTGCGCCCGCAGGGGTGGGGCGAGTGAGGCAATGGGCCCCCGGCCGGGGACAATCGGTGCCATGACGGACGGTACGGACGGTAGAGACGACTCCGAGAGCCGCTTGGCCAGGATCGAGCGGCTCCTGGAGGACAGCCGGCGCGATGTGGAGCCCGCGTGGCGCCGGGTGACGCGCGGGGAGACGCGGTGGGCGGTGTCCGCCGTGATCCTGGTGGCGTTCGCCCTGCAGCTGATGCTGCCGCACCGGCTCGCCTTCCAGCCGTACTGGCTGCTGCCGGCCCTCGAACTCGCCCTGATGGTCGGCCTGTTCGTCGCCAATCCCCGGCGGATCGAGCCCGGCACACGGTGGCTGCGCTGGCCGAGCCTGGTCCTGACGGGCGTGATCAGCCTGGCCAACAGCTGGTCGGCGGCCCGGCTGGTGGTGGGCCTGGTCAGGGGCACCGAGGGTCTGGGCGCCGGGCCGCTGCTGCTGACCGGCGGCGCCATCTGGCTGACGAACGTCATCGTGTTCGCCCTCTGGTACTGGGAGTGGGACCGGGGCGGGCCGATGGCGCGGGTCATGGGACACCACCAGTACGCCGACTTCCTCTTCGTCCAGATGCAGAGCCCGGAGACCGCGCCGCCGGACTGGGAACCGGTGTTCCTGGACTACCTGTACCTGGCCTTCACCAACTCCACCGCCTTCAGCCCGACCGACGTGATGCCGCTCTCCCGCTGGGCGAAGATGCTGATGATGGGCCAGTCCACGGTCTCCGTGTCGATCGTCGTCCTGGTGGTGGCGCGAGCGGTCAACATCCTTTGACAGCA
The nucleotide sequence above comes from Streptomyces sp. N50. Encoded proteins:
- a CDS encoding AbgT family transporter gives rise to the protein MSVTSAQPQPPSTEPQSRVLRTAFRGLTAIEKVGNRLPNPFWLFWILAGIVAVLSAVLSATGLSALHPGTHDTIKVRNLLSKDGLTMAVEGAVDNYAAFPPLATILTVMFGIAVAEKSGLFSALLRRMVARVPGKYLTFALSMTAMVSHVAGDAAYVTLIPLGALVFRAAGRSPVLGCVVAYVSIAAGYDASPSLTTTDVLLSGISTAAAHTIDAHYVVTPVANYFFGLGSSVLVALVITLVVDKVLARRSDLEPDEPVAALGADELAEIEVTDRQRRALRTTGLVAVGFLAFLAAAMIPSSSPLRGEGGGIVNSPLIGGMALVLGVFFAVLGTVYGRMTGTFTAARDSIGAMVDGTRSMAPILVLFFAIAQFLAYFKWTNIGDILAIKGAEALRDLHLHGWTVLVGIAVLITFMNLVITSGSALWALAAPVLVPMLMLIGIEPETTQAVYRVADSVTNCVTPMSPYFVMALGFIQQYRKSAGIGTLASFTIPIAAVVWVVWVAFFVAWYLLGIPLGIS
- a CDS encoding Lrp/AsnC family transcriptional regulator, which codes for MTRPLLDELDRRLIGALHLAPRATWDDIGEILAADASTLKRRYDRLHEARMVRVIGQADWGVHSTAMPVHVFLDITGESPLAVLHRLRDLPHLQLLAQISGDYPLYAVVHAPSEAATSEAIDRMFSVPGVRRVNALPALSTLRRGITWDPQFLTDTERADLLKLTGSRPEGTATATPPAKPLSEAERSVVAQLLQDGRASAASIARIADLATSTAHRMVRRVLDEGWVKPRLEIVSEWLGFQTAFILRLRVAPGATPEVMRRIDQLPQTRLAAHVASDMSVLATGLVTDRAALALFVDDELARIPGLLGVSVAVMLAEPRRYWLDRDLTTGLGAFHAPTLL
- a CDS encoding M20 family metallopeptidase, whose amino-acid sequence is MTVSPAPAALTARAQEVSSRIVEDILTLVRHETGSYDLPGLASGLDLLRELTVQRLGPPDHEERHPGGECGDTLTLTYGGTGAGHVALVGHYDTVWPTGTLAGWEQPALGEDGREKLSGPGIFDMKTGLAQGIWALKLAREGGVPLPAVTFLFNGDEEIGSLSSRPVIEEVAQKVDVTLVLEPSAHGAVKTARKGTGIFHVTATGVESHAGLAPQDGASAITALSEFVVAAAKVAAPDKGTTINTGLFKGGSAINVVAGQATAGVDIRVSSAAEQARVDQELDAIELSDPRVRIDIDHAWNRPPMTLNAASAPLLDLAREVAREQGRAPLRDTAVGGASDANFVAALGLPVLCGMGAVGDGAHAQGEFIYVDTVPGQTALVAGLLGRLAEPLRG